In a genomic window of Pseudomonadota bacterium:
- the apbC gene encoding iron-sulfur cluster carrier protein ApbC: protein MAVVADRSTVEALLAGFVDPLTGESLTDAGALSGLALDGDKLAVQIELGYPAKGIQEQLGTDIENHLKASGSFSAVAVEVTSRVVAHKVQGELTPLPEVKNVIAVASGKGGVGKSTTSVNLALALAAEGATVGLLDADIYGPSQPRMVGASGKPESDDGHTIEPKMSHGLQTMSIGYLIDEDTPMVWRGPMVTQALQQLISDTRWKGLDYLIIDMPPGTGDIQLTLAQRVPVSGAVIVTTPQDIALLDAKKGLRMFEKVSVPVLGIVENMSTHVCSNCGHEEPIFGEGGGASMAEQYNVKLLGQLPLDIRIRQQTDSGNPTVVAEPDGALAQSYREIARQTAAQLSVQARNKKVQFPNIVIKDT from the coding sequence ATGGCTGTTGTGGCGGATCGATCTACCGTAGAAGCGCTGCTGGCGGGTTTTGTTGACCCGTTGACCGGTGAAAGTCTGACAGACGCCGGTGCCTTGTCGGGGCTGGCTTTGGACGGCGATAAGCTGGCTGTACAGATCGAGCTGGGCTACCCGGCGAAGGGCATTCAGGAGCAGCTCGGCACCGACATCGAGAACCACCTCAAGGCGAGCGGGTCGTTCTCGGCGGTGGCGGTTGAGGTCACCAGCCGCGTTGTTGCCCACAAGGTGCAGGGTGAGCTGACCCCGCTGCCCGAGGTCAAAAACGTGATCGCCGTGGCGTCCGGCAAAGGCGGCGTCGGCAAATCCACGACGTCGGTGAACCTGGCGCTGGCGCTGGCCGCGGAAGGCGCCACCGTCGGATTGCTGGACGCTGACATCTACGGGCCGAGCCAGCCGCGCATGGTAGGCGCTTCGGGCAAGCCCGAGAGCGACGACGGCCACACGATCGAACCCAAGATGAGCCACGGCCTGCAGACCATGTCGATCGGCTACCTGATCGATGAGGACACGCCGATGGTGTGGCGCGGGCCGATGGTGACCCAGGCCCTGCAGCAGCTCATTTCCGACACTCGCTGGAAAGGCCTGGATTACCTGATCATCGACATGCCGCCGGGGACCGGCGACATCCAGCTCACGCTGGCGCAGCGGGTGCCGGTTTCAGGCGCGGTGATTGTGACCACCCCTCAAGACATTGCGCTGCTCGACGCCAAGAAAGGCCTGCGCATGTTTGAGAAGGTCTCGGTGCCCGTGCTGGGGATTGTCGAGAACATGAGCACCCACGTGTGCTCCAACTGCGGCCACGAAGAGCCCATCTTTGGCGAGGGCGGGGGAGCCTCGATGGCTGAGCAGTACAACGTCAAGCTGCTGGGCCAGCTGCCGCTCGACATTCGCATCCGGCAGCAGACGGATTCCGGCAACCCGACGGTGGTCGCAGAACCCGACGGGGCGCTGGCCCAGTCCTACCGGGAAATCGCCCGGCAAACCGCCGCGCAGCTCTCCGTGCAGGCGCGGAACAAGAAGGTGCAGTTCCCCAACATCGTGATTAAGGACACCTGA
- a CDS encoding trypsin-like peptidase domain-containing protein, with protein sequence MGTAAKLSLFFGKAVIVGLAFAAVAILTRQYVLEPPLDDSSTAAANPPTIRSFSEAVTIAAPAVVNVYVDRIQLRARQSLVPRDPQFRRFAGGTLLSTQLINRQVLGSGVILREDGIIVTNFHVVFEADNINVALWDGRVTQARVIGVDEETDLALLKVDYDNLPTLQAPDQPLLVGDVVLAIGNPLGLGKTVTMGIVSATGRSDLKVSLYETLIQTDAAINEGNSGGALINPDGDIVGINTAVGTLRNSNPNEEPQNAEGISFAIPIETVMSVANTLIEDGVIVRGWLGTVLSDSGNRAARRAAGQPGVTVVGVYQGEPAEAAGLQAGDYITRMDGQPVSDRVTAYRLIANTLPGTRMSIEYWRDGQQIVSEADIVLRTPATNQLPPSG encoded by the coding sequence ATGGGTACTGCGGCAAAACTCTCACTTTTCTTCGGAAAAGCCGTCATTGTGGGTCTCGCGTTCGCCGCGGTGGCCATCCTGACCCGGCAATACGTGCTGGAGCCCCCTTTGGATGACTCCTCCACGGCAGCGGCAAACCCGCCGACAATCCGCTCTTTTTCCGAAGCGGTGACCATCGCCGCACCGGCTGTGGTCAACGTCTACGTCGACCGTATACAGCTCAGAGCCCGCCAGTCTTTGGTACCCCGCGATCCCCAATTTCGGCGCTTTGCGGGCGGAACTTTACTTTCCACCCAGCTCATTAATCGTCAGGTGCTCGGCTCCGGCGTCATCCTGCGCGAGGACGGCATCATCGTGACCAACTTTCACGTGGTGTTTGAGGCCGACAATATCAACGTGGCGCTGTGGGACGGGCGCGTGACGCAGGCTCGGGTCATCGGCGTGGATGAAGAAACCGATCTGGCGCTGCTCAAGGTGGATTACGACAACCTCCCGACCCTCCAAGCGCCCGATCAGCCCCTGCTGGTGGGCGACGTGGTGCTCGCGATCGGCAATCCGCTGGGCCTGGGCAAAACCGTCACCATGGGGATTGTCAGCGCCACCGGCCGGTCGGATCTGAAGGTGAGCCTCTATGAGACGCTGATCCAGACCGACGCGGCGATCAACGAAGGCAACTCGGGCGGCGCGTTGATCAATCCTGATGGAGACATCGTCGGCATCAACACGGCGGTCGGAACATTACGCAATAGCAACCCCAACGAAGAACCCCAGAACGCCGAGGGAATCAGCTTTGCGATTCCGATTGAGACCGTCATGTCCGTGGCCAACACGCTGATCGAAGACGGTGTGATCGTGCGCGGCTGGCTGGGAACGGTGCTGAGCGACAGCGGCAATCGCGCCGCGCGGCGGGCGGCAGGGCAGCCGGGCGTGACGGTTGTCGGCGTCTATCAGGGTGAACCGGCTGAGGCGGCGGGCCTGCAGGCGGGCGACTACATCACCCGCATGGACGGCCAGCCGGTGAGCGACCGCGTCACCGCCTACCGGCTGATTGCCAACACCCTACCGGGCACCCGCATGTCCATCGAATATTGGCGCGACGGCCAGCAGATTGTCAGCGAAGCCGACATCGTGCTCCGCACGCCCGCGACCAACCAGCTGCCGCCGTCGGGTTGA
- the petA gene encoding ubiquinol-cytochrome c reductase iron-sulfur subunit produces the protein MSNEDVSQDRRKFLTGTMVVVGGIGAAGAAVPFIKMWEPSAKAKAAGAPVEVVVDKLEPGQMLQVEWRGQPVWIVNRTKTMLDGLPQVRERLQDPDSENEDQQPEYANNEYRSVKPEMLVLVGICTHLGCSPKFIPEMTAQPFDSDWKGGFFCPCHNSRFDLAGRVFSGVPAPANLKVPPHTYLDSSRLLIGVNPEGAA, from the coding sequence ATGTCTAACGAAGACGTGAGTCAGGACCGACGTAAGTTCCTGACGGGCACCATGGTGGTGGTCGGCGGCATTGGGGCCGCGGGCGCTGCTGTTCCGTTCATCAAAATGTGGGAGCCCAGCGCGAAGGCAAAAGCTGCGGGCGCGCCGGTTGAGGTTGTCGTCGACAAGCTTGAGCCGGGCCAGATGCTGCAGGTTGAATGGCGCGGGCAGCCGGTGTGGATTGTGAACCGCACCAAGACCATGCTGGACGGACTGCCGCAGGTCCGCGAACGGCTCCAGGATCCGGATTCAGAAAACGAAGACCAGCAGCCTGAGTACGCCAACAACGAGTACCGCTCCGTCAAGCCGGAGATGCTCGTGCTGGTGGGGATCTGCACCCACCTTGGCTGCTCACCGAAGTTCATCCCCGAGATGACCGCGCAGCCTTTCGATTCAGATTGGAAGGGCGGCTTTTTCTGCCCGTGCCACAACAGCCGCTTTGATCTGGCGGGTCGGGTTTTCTCTGGCGTTCCGGCGCCGGCGAATCTCAAGGTACCGCCTCATACCTATCTTGATTCATCACGCCTGCTGATCGGCGTGAACCCTGAAGGAGCCGCGTAA
- the dcd gene encoding dCTP deaminase, translated as MSIKADHWIRRMAEEQGMIEPFEPGQIRQGEDGNRIVSYGTSSYGYDVRCAPEFKIFTNINAAVVDPKAFDQASFVDFTGDCCIIPPNSFALARTVEYFRIPRSVLTVCLGKSTYARCGIIVNVTPLEPEWEGHVTLEFSNTTPLPAKIYANEGVAQMLFFESDEPCETSYKDRGGKYQGQRGVTLPKT; from the coding sequence ATGAGCATCAAGGCTGACCACTGGATTCGCCGCATGGCGGAAGAGCAGGGGATGATCGAGCCCTTTGAGCCCGGCCAGATCCGCCAGGGAGAAGACGGCAACCGGATCGTCTCTTACGGCACCTCAAGCTACGGCTACGACGTCCGCTGCGCGCCCGAGTTCAAAATCTTCACCAACATCAATGCGGCGGTAGTGGATCCGAAGGCGTTTGATCAGGCCAGCTTCGTCGACTTCACCGGCGACTGCTGCATCATCCCGCCCAACTCGTTTGCGCTGGCCCGCACCGTTGAGTATTTCCGGATCCCGCGCAGCGTGTTGACCGTGTGTCTCGGCAAATCTACCTACGCCCGCTGCGGCATTATTGTGAACGTGACGCCGCTCGAGCCTGAGTGGGAAGGACACGTGACGCTGGAGTTTTCCAACACCACGCCGCTGCCCGCCAAGATCTACGCCAACGAAGGCGTGGCGCAGATGCTGTTTTTTGAGTCCGACGAGCCGTGTGAAACCTCGTACAAGGATCGGGGCGGCAAGTATCAGGGCCAGCGCGGCGTCACGCTGCCGAAGACCTAA